One genomic region from Haloterrigena gelatinilytica encodes:
- a CDS encoding zinc ribbon domain-containing protein — translation MTILLLGTVLLLSLLPSLAFLGFWYGLGRMQRSSVLARTSARAGESDPAVTWNDVIDAYADPQQSLISTSVSSRSASRDDRCPTCATETDPVGSFCHGCLRKLE, via the coding sequence ATGACCATCCTCCTCCTCGGGACAGTCCTGTTGCTCTCCCTCCTGCCGTCGCTCGCCTTTCTCGGATTCTGGTACGGACTGGGGCGCATGCAACGGAGTTCGGTGCTCGCCCGAACGAGCGCCCGTGCGGGCGAATCCGATCCAGCGGTTACGTGGAACGACGTTATCGACGCGTACGCGGACCCGCAGCAGAGTCTCATTTCGACATCGGTCTCCTCACGGTCGGCGAGTCGCGACGATCGCTGTCCGACGTGCGCGACGGAAACCGACCCGGTCGGCTCGTTCTGTCACGGCTGTCTGCGAAAACTCGAGTGA
- a CDS encoding fumarylacetoacetate hydrolase family protein, translating into MKFVRFRDPAGAVRRGEYEDGYVHFGNESYALEDDAIDVLAPCEPSKIVCIGRNYADHADEMGSDLPDRPLLFLKPPNAVAAHGDTVTAPAGKERIDYEAELGVVIGEQCRHVPVSDAMDVVEGYTCIDDVSNRDDQNEEQNWIRGKAFDGAAPMGPVLATPDEVPDDASVQSRVNGELRQDGSREQLIFPIPELIAEITTYMTLEPGDVIATGTPEGVGPLEDGDEVEIEVEGVGTLEHSIRRP; encoded by the coding sequence ATGAAATTCGTTCGCTTCCGCGATCCGGCCGGCGCCGTTCGACGCGGCGAGTACGAAGACGGCTACGTTCACTTCGGAAACGAGAGCTACGCCCTCGAGGACGACGCGATCGACGTGCTGGCTCCCTGCGAGCCGTCGAAGATCGTCTGCATCGGTCGCAACTACGCCGACCACGCCGACGAGATGGGGTCGGACCTGCCCGATCGGCCGCTGCTGTTCCTGAAGCCGCCGAACGCCGTCGCCGCCCACGGCGACACCGTCACCGCGCCCGCCGGCAAGGAGCGCATCGACTACGAGGCCGAACTCGGCGTCGTCATCGGCGAGCAGTGTCGCCACGTCCCCGTCTCGGACGCGATGGACGTCGTCGAGGGGTACACCTGCATCGACGACGTTTCGAACCGCGACGATCAGAACGAGGAACAGAACTGGATCCGCGGGAAGGCCTTCGACGGCGCCGCGCCGATGGGGCCGGTGCTCGCGACCCCCGACGAGGTGCCCGACGACGCCAGCGTGCAGTCGCGCGTCAACGGCGAACTCAGGCAGGACGGCTCCCGCGAGCAGCTCATCTTCCCCATCCCGGAGCTGATCGCCGAGATCACGACCTACATGACCTTAGAGCCCGGCGACGTCATCGCCACCGGAACGCCCGAGGGCGTCGGCCCGCTCGAGGACGGCGACGAGGTCGAGATCGAGGTCGAGGGCGTCGGGACGCTCGAGCACAGCATCCGGCGGCCCTGA
- a CDS encoding DedA family protein codes for MVDLTEGALRFVQLYGPFALFLFTFLESSMLFPFLPSEAVVPAAAALLITDPVSFVVFVLAAGAGGTVGAFVPFYVFRGSRVAESDWIRDRITVSDDRIDEGREWFRRWGQSSVLWGRFLPVLRSVISIPAGFADMLPARFGVYTAVGTIAFYAAAGGVVYYGRHRSLFETAFEAATDSPILTVGGTLALLGIGLLVKSRFRRSAFSE; via the coding sequence ATGGTAGACTTGACGGAAGGTGCACTCCGGTTCGTGCAGTTATACGGTCCGTTCGCACTGTTCCTGTTCACCTTCCTCGAGTCGTCGATGCTGTTTCCGTTTCTCCCGAGCGAAGCCGTGGTTCCGGCGGCGGCTGCACTGCTCATCACCGACCCCGTCTCGTTTGTCGTGTTCGTGCTCGCGGCCGGCGCCGGCGGGACGGTCGGCGCGTTCGTTCCGTTCTACGTGTTTCGCGGCTCTCGAGTCGCTGAGAGTGACTGGATCCGGGATCGAATCACCGTTTCAGACGACCGCATCGACGAGGGGCGGGAGTGGTTCCGACGGTGGGGACAATCGTCGGTCCTCTGGGGACGCTTCCTGCCCGTGTTACGTTCCGTGATCTCTATTCCGGCGGGGTTCGCCGACATGCTTCCCGCGAGATTCGGCGTCTACACAGCGGTCGGGACGATCGCGTTTTACGCGGCCGCCGGAGGCGTCGTCTACTACGGGCGCCACCGTTCGCTCTTCGAAACGGCGTTCGAGGCCGCCACCGACAGCCCGATCCTCACCGTCGGAGGGACGCTCGCACTGCTCGGAATCGGACTGCTCGTGAAGAGCCGATTCCGCCGTTCGGCGTTCTCGGAGTGA
- a CDS encoding zinc ribbon domain-containing protein has protein sequence MGGYRRSGRDGPASQYCAQCGTDLERRMHYCPNCGVATDRSTAGPRKQPAAASRSDRRGRNAGTETGTSDRDRLEHRIARASREGWRLEHDFGDRAVMVRRTFGNAKEHLAVALVTVWFTMGIGNALWGAYRYFGDAERLVLRADRVEGGEAGRTRGEATAGSGLRWRAVAGGCWLVAAIVAVVALEIAAAAATVVLVALAVLFATLGASALPSVRRRLEGRHPFGANGQIRSVEERTVVAPDRPCAACAEPVGRGLERIYRDEFCALGVPLTVSEGRNYYCRACANAERPGAGERTATESAAAGEPDRDPEPEHA, from the coding sequence ATGGGCGGCTATCGTCGGTCGGGTCGGGACGGGCCCGCATCGCAGTACTGCGCGCAGTGTGGGACCGATCTCGAGAGACGGATGCACTACTGTCCGAACTGTGGCGTCGCGACCGATCGATCGACCGCCGGACCGCGGAAGCAGCCCGCCGCCGCGAGCCGGAGCGACCGAAGGGGACGAAACGCCGGTACCGAGACGGGGACGAGCGACCGCGACCGCCTCGAGCACCGGATCGCGCGGGCCTCCCGAGAGGGGTGGCGACTCGAGCACGATTTCGGCGACCGCGCCGTCATGGTGCGCCGGACGTTCGGAAACGCGAAGGAGCACCTCGCGGTCGCGCTGGTCACCGTCTGGTTCACGATGGGGATCGGCAACGCCCTCTGGGGCGCCTACCGGTACTTCGGCGACGCCGAGCGGCTGGTCCTGCGAGCCGACCGCGTCGAGGGCGGCGAGGCCGGGCGGACTCGAGGCGAGGCCACGGCCGGTTCCGGGCTGCGTTGGCGGGCGGTCGCCGGCGGCTGCTGGCTGGTCGCCGCGATCGTCGCGGTGGTCGCCCTCGAGATCGCGGCCGCGGCGGCGACCGTCGTGTTGGTCGCGCTCGCCGTCCTCTTCGCGACGCTGGGCGCGAGCGCCCTGCCGTCGGTTCGACGCCGACTCGAGGGTCGGCACCCGTTCGGGGCGAACGGTCAGATCCGGTCGGTCGAGGAGCGGACGGTCGTCGCCCCCGACCGCCCGTGTGCCGCCTGTGCGGAACCCGTCGGGCGCGGTCTCGAGCGGATCTACCGGGACGAGTTCTGCGCCCTCGGCGTTCCGCTGACGGTCTCCGAGGGACGCAACTACTACTGCCGGGCGTGTGCGAACGCCGAGAGACCCGGCGCCGGCGAGCGGACCGCGACCGAGTCGGCCGCGGCTGGGGAGCCGGACCGCGATCCGGAACCGGAACACGCCTGA
- a CDS encoding DUF7344 domain-containing protein, which translates to MATSPSTNWEWAERWNQLFDILSAEPRREIINSLLDEPRERRLSLPEAAESPNQSMDSETLTIHLRHHHLPKLAEAGYVRWDRERFCVQRGPNFAEPAFIVENVFESMDEIPESLVNNCKIIQKSSNDDAN; encoded by the coding sequence ATGGCTACGAGTCCGTCTACCAATTGGGAATGGGCTGAGAGATGGAATCAGTTATTCGATATTCTTTCCGCCGAGCCGCGGCGAGAGATCATTAATTCGCTGCTGGATGAACCTCGAGAGCGCCGGCTCTCGCTGCCTGAAGCCGCAGAATCTCCCAATCAATCGATGGACTCTGAGACGTTAACTATTCACTTGCGCCATCACCACCTCCCGAAGCTCGCTGAAGCGGGGTACGTTCGCTGGGATCGCGAACGGTTCTGTGTCCAGCGTGGCCCCAATTTCGCGGAACCGGCATTTATCGTCGAGAACGTGTTCGAGTCAATGGACGAGATCCCCGAGTCCTTGGTTAACAACTGTAAGATTATACAGAAGAGCAGTAACGATGACGCAAACTGA
- a CDS encoding ABC transporter permease, whose amino-acid sequence MSLESATTVPLLAGFPFEWNYIRSIIVVSLYVSVAAVALSTLVSLPIALAVGFSDFRGKGLLTSIINTGMGFPSVVVGLAVLFTVSNEGPLGSLELVFTREAMIMSQFVLAAPVITGVSLAAVSSVEQNVRDAAYAMGGTRLDVALVTIKEARYGIATAVLAGFGRAISEVGSVLIVGGNIAGADGTSKTRTLTTAIQLEAQRGRFETAMILGAVLLAIVLVVNGIVVRLGSDEGGYR is encoded by the coding sequence ATGTCCCTCGAGAGCGCGACGACGGTCCCGCTGCTCGCCGGGTTCCCCTTCGAGTGGAACTACATCCGGAGCATCATCGTCGTCTCCCTGTACGTCAGCGTGGCCGCGGTCGCGTTGAGCACGTTGGTCAGCCTCCCGATCGCGCTCGCCGTCGGCTTCTCCGACTTTCGCGGGAAAGGGCTCCTGACGTCGATCATCAACACCGGCATGGGGTTTCCGAGCGTCGTCGTCGGACTGGCCGTCCTGTTTACGGTCTCCAACGAGGGGCCGCTCGGCTCGCTCGAACTCGTCTTCACGCGCGAGGCGATGATCATGTCCCAATTCGTCCTCGCCGCGCCGGTGATCACCGGCGTCAGCCTCGCCGCGGTGAGTAGCGTCGAGCAAAACGTCCGCGACGCGGCGTACGCGATGGGCGGCACTCGCCTCGACGTGGCGCTGGTCACCATCAAGGAGGCTCGCTACGGGATCGCGACCGCGGTGCTGGCCGGCTTCGGGCGGGCGATCAGCGAGGTCGGCTCCGTCCTCATCGTCGGCGGAAACATCGCCGGCGCCGACGGGACCTCGAAGACGCGGACGCTGACGACGGCGATCCAGCTCGAGGCCCAGCGCGGACGGTTCGAGACGGCGATGATCCTCGGCGCCGTCCTCCTCGCGATCGTGCTGGTCGTCAACGGCATCGTCGTCCGACTGGGCAGCGACGAAGGGGGGTACCGATGA
- a CDS encoding HalOD1 output domain-containing protein, which produces MTQTDVVTNVVKAVAAQDGVEPGELDLLYEYIDPEVLENICEQEKGDWNFTFQYSDHQVTLTHEGQIFVDGILHTTSVSTTDD; this is translated from the coding sequence ATGACGCAAACTGACGTCGTCACCAACGTTGTCAAAGCGGTGGCCGCCCAGGACGGAGTGGAACCAGGGGAACTCGATTTGCTGTACGAGTACATCGACCCCGAAGTGTTAGAGAACATATGTGAGCAAGAGAAGGGAGACTGGAACTTTACGTTCCAATATTCTGATCATCAAGTCACGCTGACCCACGAGGGACAGATCTTCGTCGATGGTATCCTGCATACGACGAGTGTATCGACGACGGACGACTGA
- a CDS encoding DNA topoisomerase IV subunit A translates to MSADNDQQAREQLIDLAAQFYDQFELGEIPHMSVPTRTKNNIEYDEESDVWVYGDRESTRSANSVSGARKLLKATYTIDFLVEQLEQDRSSTLRELYYLSESWDNDEAQFTSQDESNSMVEDLEIVSGVTREDFHMRPEESGAKVMGPLHIREQTKRGDRDIHCQLDVGQGGYQIPNNPDMIEFLDNDADFVLCVETGGMRDRLVENGFDEEYDAIVVHLGGQPARATRRLTKRFHDELGLPVVVFTDGDPWSYRIYGSVAYGSIKSAHLSEYLATPEAKFIGIQPADIVEYDLPTDPLSDSDINALESELEDPRFQTDYWEEQIELQLDIEKKSEQQSLASHGLDFVTDTYLPERLSEMGVL, encoded by the coding sequence ATGAGCGCAGACAACGACCAGCAGGCCCGAGAGCAGTTGATCGATCTCGCCGCGCAGTTCTACGATCAGTTCGAACTGGGCGAGATCCCCCACATGTCCGTGCCGACGCGGACGAAGAACAACATCGAGTACGACGAAGAGAGCGACGTCTGGGTCTACGGTGACCGGGAATCGACCCGATCCGCGAACTCGGTCAGCGGCGCCCGGAAGCTGCTGAAAGCGACGTATACGATCGACTTCCTCGTAGAGCAACTCGAGCAGGATCGCTCGTCGACCCTGCGTGAACTCTACTACCTCTCGGAGAGCTGGGACAACGACGAGGCCCAGTTCACGAGCCAGGACGAGTCCAACAGCATGGTCGAGGACCTGGAGATCGTCTCCGGAGTCACCCGCGAGGACTTCCACATGCGCCCCGAGGAGTCGGGCGCGAAGGTGATGGGACCGCTCCACATCCGCGAGCAGACCAAGCGCGGCGACCGCGACATCCACTGCCAGCTCGACGTGGGGCAAGGCGGGTACCAGATCCCGAACAACCCGGACATGATCGAGTTCCTCGACAACGACGCCGATTTCGTCCTCTGCGTGGAGACCGGCGGCATGCGCGATCGACTCGTCGAGAACGGCTTCGACGAGGAGTACGACGCGATCGTCGTCCACCTCGGCGGACAGCCCGCGCGGGCCACGCGCCGACTGACGAAGCGCTTCCACGACGAACTCGGTCTTCCCGTGGTGGTCTTCACTGACGGCGACCCGTGGTCGTACCGCATCTACGGCTCCGTCGCCTACGGGTCGATCAAGTCGGCCCACCTCTCGGAGTACCTCGCGACGCCCGAAGCGAAGTTCATCGGCATCCAGCCGGCCGACATCGTCGAGTACGACCTGCCGACCGACCCGCTCTCGGATTCGGACATCAACGCCTTAGAGAGCGAACTCGAGGACCCGCGCTTCCAGACCGACTACTGGGAGGAACAGATCGAGCTCCAGCTCGACATCGAGAAGAAGTCCGAACAGCAGTCGCTGGCGTCCCACGGGCTCGACTTCGTGACGGACACGTATCTGCCCGAACGTCTCAGTGAGATGGGTGTCCTCTAG
- a CDS encoding ATP-binding protein, producing the protein MTTSPNADPESNDGPRIRRQEVVADLGQQALETDDLDELLHDAVTAVAETLDAECASVFELLPGGGELRLRRGVGWSDDLVGTATIPADSSSYAGETLRAAQPVVVEDLDGDDRFSGSDRLGERDVSSGLSVSIGPDERPWGLLRAHATDRRSFSDRDAVFLRSVATVLASATENARAERRFEAIFEDPNILVGLLEPDGTVLDINGTAMEYIDADLADVTGEPFWETPWWGEGDDVRSDVREWTRRAANGEYVEFETDLTRPSGERYTIDGVFRPVTDDDGDVVSIIVSDRDVTERKERERYLEDAKAQLEAATEAGAVGTWEWHLSGDEFVAGASFARTFGIDPEAARDGVPLESLLSSIHEDDRDRVERQIETAVENCDEYEAEYRVRNADDELRWVVARGHVEADDDGNPETFPGALTDITDRKRAELEAEKQRKQLETLFQILPVGAVVADADGSLLTANDTAREIWGDDVFDAGCVDEYAKYDAVWADSGEPVDPEDWTMAQVLQGEAVTEPNVYEIDAFDGERRVIMEHGMPVTDECGEVTRGVVTLTDITERREFRRKLEESNERLEQFAYAASHDLQEPLRMVTSYLRLLENRYGDAFDEDGQEFLDYAVDGAERMSEMIDGLLAYSRIETRGDPLEPVDLETVLDDVIDDLQFQIDETDAALELDALPTVEGDASQLRQVFQNLLDNALTYHGDEPPRISVDAERQGDQWELSVRDAGIGIAPDDQERVFTVFDRLHGQEEYDGTGIGLALCQRIVERHGGEIRIDSEPGEGTTFSFTLPAAE; encoded by the coding sequence ATGACAACCTCCCCGAACGCGGATCCCGAATCGAACGACGGTCCCCGCATCCGCCGCCAGGAGGTCGTCGCGGATCTCGGACAGCAGGCGCTCGAAACCGACGATCTCGACGAGTTACTGCACGACGCCGTCACCGCCGTCGCCGAGACCCTGGACGCCGAGTGCGCGAGCGTCTTCGAGTTGCTCCCGGGCGGCGGGGAACTCCGCCTTCGACGCGGCGTCGGCTGGTCCGACGATCTGGTCGGGACCGCGACGATACCGGCCGACTCGAGTTCGTACGCGGGAGAGACGCTTCGCGCCGCGCAACCGGTCGTCGTCGAGGATCTCGACGGCGACGACCGCTTCTCCGGCTCCGACAGGCTGGGCGAGCGAGACGTCAGCAGCGGGCTCAGCGTCAGTATCGGCCCGGACGAGCGGCCGTGGGGACTCCTGCGAGCGCACGCGACCGACCGGCGATCGTTTTCCGACCGCGACGCGGTCTTCCTCCGCAGCGTCGCTACCGTGCTCGCGTCCGCGACCGAGAACGCGCGGGCGGAACGACGGTTCGAAGCGATCTTCGAGGACCCGAACATCCTCGTGGGCCTGCTCGAGCCCGACGGGACGGTCCTCGACATCAACGGGACGGCCATGGAGTACATCGACGCCGACTTAGCGGACGTGACCGGCGAGCCGTTCTGGGAGACGCCGTGGTGGGGCGAGGGCGACGACGTCCGATCTGACGTCCGGGAGTGGACCCGTCGGGCGGCGAACGGCGAGTACGTCGAGTTCGAGACCGACCTCACCCGGCCGAGCGGCGAGCGGTACACGATCGACGGCGTCTTCAGACCCGTCACGGACGACGACGGCGACGTCGTCTCCATTATCGTCTCCGATCGCGACGTGACCGAACGCAAGGAGCGGGAGCGCTACCTCGAGGACGCGAAAGCGCAACTCGAGGCCGCGACCGAAGCGGGCGCGGTCGGGACGTGGGAGTGGCACCTCTCCGGAGACGAGTTCGTCGCCGGGGCGTCGTTCGCCCGCACGTTCGGCATCGACCCCGAAGCGGCGCGGGACGGCGTTCCGCTCGAATCGCTGCTGTCGTCGATCCACGAGGACGACCGCGACCGCGTCGAACGGCAGATCGAGACTGCCGTCGAGAACTGCGACGAGTACGAGGCGGAGTACCGCGTCCGGAACGCCGACGACGAGCTCCGGTGGGTAGTGGCCCGCGGCCACGTCGAGGCCGACGACGACGGGAACCCCGAGACGTTCCCCGGGGCGCTGACGGATATCACGGACCGAAAGCGGGCCGAACTCGAGGCCGAGAAGCAACGCAAGCAACTCGAGACGCTGTTTCAGATTCTGCCCGTGGGTGCGGTCGTCGCCGACGCCGACGGCTCGCTGCTCACGGCCAACGACACCGCGCGGGAGATCTGGGGCGACGACGTCTTCGACGCGGGGTGCGTCGACGAGTACGCGAAGTACGACGCGGTCTGGGCGGACTCGGGGGAGCCGGTCGATCCCGAGGACTGGACGATGGCCCAAGTGCTTCAGGGCGAGGCGGTGACGGAGCCAAACGTCTACGAGATCGACGCGTTCGACGGCGAGCGTCGGGTAATCATGGAACACGGGATGCCCGTCACGGACGAGTGCGGCGAGGTGACTCGCGGGGTCGTGACGCTGACCGACATCACGGAACGTCGGGAGTTCCGGCGCAAACTCGAGGAATCGAACGAGCGACTCGAGCAGTTCGCCTACGCGGCCAGTCACGACCTGCAGGAACCGCTGCGAATGGTCACGAGCTACCTTCGGCTGCTCGAGAACCGCTACGGAGACGCCTTCGACGAGGACGGACAGGAGTTCCTCGACTACGCCGTCGACGGGGCCGAACGGATGAGCGAGATGATCGACGGCCTGCTCGCGTACTCCCGGATCGAAACGCGGGGCGATCCGCTCGAACCGGTGGACCTCGAGACCGTCCTCGACGACGTGATCGACGACCTGCAGTTTCAGATCGACGAGACCGACGCGGCGCTCGAACTCGACGCCCTCCCCACCGTCGAGGGCGACGCCAGCCAGTTGCGGCAGGTGTTCCAGAACCTGCTGGATAACGCGCTCACGTACCACGGCGACGAGCCGCCTCGAATCTCCGTCGACGCGGAACGGCAGGGCGACCAGTGGGAACTATCGGTTCGCGACGCGGGTATCGGCATCGCCCCCGATGATCAGGAGCGCGTGTTCACCGTCTTCGACCGACTGCACGGCCAGGAGGAGTACGACGGCACGGGCATCGGGCTCGCGCTCTGCCAGCGGATCGTCGAGCGCCACGGCGGCGAGATCCGGATCGACTCCGAGCCCGGCGAGGGGACGACGTTCTCGTTTACGCTGCCGGCGGCCGAGTGA
- a CDS encoding TOBE domain-containing protein gives MTIEKEYTTKLAVDDVTIDRRDIEMLDAIDRYGSMHRAAEELGRSYARLQNRVVEIEEAVGPITERQRGGSGGGGTELTATARELRQQFDRHEAALDGVARVTESVFAGTVRDRTGELGTVETGIGPILALVPDDASEVQVAVRSDAVVLTDPEETLEADSTSLRNRFRGTVDRLEPGESITRVTVGLEGDGGDPTLQALVTKASSERLGLASGREIAASFKATAARGIRIDPDSPESSESSESQESRS, from the coding sequence ATGACGATCGAAAAGGAGTACACCACGAAACTCGCGGTCGACGACGTCACGATCGACCGGCGCGACATCGAGATGCTCGACGCCATCGATCGGTACGGATCGATGCACCGCGCCGCCGAAGAACTCGGCCGCTCCTACGCCCGCCTCCAGAACCGCGTCGTGGAGATCGAGGAGGCCGTCGGCCCGATCACCGAACGCCAGCGCGGCGGCAGCGGCGGCGGCGGGACCGAACTGACCGCGACCGCCCGGGAGTTGCGCCAGCAGTTCGACCGCCACGAGGCCGCACTCGACGGCGTCGCTCGAGTGACGGAATCGGTCTTCGCGGGCACCGTCCGCGACCGAACCGGAGAGCTCGGGACCGTCGAGACGGGGATCGGCCCGATTCTGGCGCTCGTTCCCGACGACGCGAGCGAGGTCCAGGTTGCCGTTCGCTCGGACGCCGTCGTCCTGACCGATCCCGAGGAGACCCTCGAAGCCGATAGCACCAGCCTGCGCAACCGGTTTCGGGGCACCGTCGATCGCCTCGAACCGGGCGAGTCGATCACCAGAGTGACCGTCGGTCTCGAGGGAGACGGGGGGGACCCGACGCTCCAGGCGCTGGTCACGAAGGCCAGTTCGGAGCGCCTCGGGCTGGCGTCCGGGCGCGAGATCGCCGCCTCGTTCAAGGCGACCGCCGCGCGAGGGATCCGCATCGATCCGGATTCGCCGGAGTCGTCGGAGTCGTCGGAGTCGCAGGAGTCGCGGTCGTAA
- a CDS encoding MBL fold metallo-hydrolase produces the protein MTVRFGAVTVDWLGLATIRLEGRTGAVVYVDPGPEGDDALEGEPRDGDLILVSHDHHYDPDSIRRVAREDAMVLVHESIDAAGIDRVDEGPEDLPYDVERVRADESFVLGPLDLFTTPAYNDPAGPHVDGNGAPYHPEGEGCGFGVTIDGVTAFCPGDTDALPVHEELTVDLFCPPIGGTFTMDRREAAALAARLEPDLVLPVHYDAFEAIETDADAFVVDVANRGVPVVLDEPGTR, from the coding sequence ATGACCGTTCGATTCGGCGCGGTGACCGTCGACTGGCTCGGCCTCGCGACGATCCGCCTCGAGGGCCGGACCGGTGCCGTCGTCTACGTCGATCCGGGCCCGGAGGGGGACGACGCGCTCGAGGGCGAGCCACGGGACGGCGATCTGATTCTGGTCTCTCACGACCACCACTACGATCCGGACTCGATCCGACGAGTGGCCCGAGAGGACGCCATGGTCCTCGTCCACGAGTCGATCGACGCCGCGGGGATCGACCGGGTCGACGAGGGACCCGAGGACCTCCCCTACGACGTCGAACGGGTTCGCGCCGACGAGTCGTTCGTCCTCGGGCCGCTGGATCTGTTCACGACGCCGGCCTACAACGATCCCGCGGGACCGCACGTCGACGGGAACGGCGCGCCCTACCATCCCGAGGGCGAGGGCTGCGGGTTCGGCGTCACGATCGACGGCGTCACCGCGTTCTGTCCCGGCGACACCGACGCGCTGCCGGTCCACGAGGAGCTGACCGTCGACCTCTTCTGCCCGCCGATCGGCGGGACGTTCACGATGGACCGCCGCGAGGCCGCCGCCCTCGCCGCGCGACTCGAGCCGGACCTCGTCCTTCCGGTCCACTACGACGCGTTCGAGGCGATCGAGACCGACGCCGACGCGTTCGTGGTCGACGTCGCGAACCGCGGCGTGCCGGTCGTGTTGGACGAACCGGGAACGCGCTGA
- a CDS encoding amino acid ABC transporter ATP-binding protein: protein MTLEATDVSHGYGDETVFDDVSLSVSTGEVVAIIGPSGVGKSTLLRLLALFDAPDRGTISYDGEDVWRQPDGQRLEYRRRIGMVFQDASLFDASVRRNAAYGLRVRQSWPERIRHEFAQLVGEQNGTGDAVEALETVGLADKVDQDADSLSGGEAQRVAFARALAYDPEILLLDEPTSDLDPRNTAVIEDAVLQARNRGIGVVVATHDMHQARRVADRTAVLLGDEIIEVDRTERVFDDPRDDRTRQFIDGELIY from the coding sequence ATGACCCTCGAGGCGACCGACGTCTCCCACGGCTACGGGGACGAGACGGTCTTCGACGACGTCTCGCTGTCGGTCTCGACGGGGGAGGTCGTCGCGATCATCGGCCCCTCCGGCGTCGGCAAGTCGACGCTGCTCCGCCTGCTCGCGCTGTTCGACGCGCCCGATCGGGGGACGATCAGCTACGACGGCGAGGACGTCTGGCGACAGCCCGACGGGCAGCGACTCGAGTACCGCCGTCGCATCGGCATGGTCTTTCAGGACGCGAGCCTCTTCGACGCGAGCGTCCGCCGGAACGCCGCCTACGGCCTCCGCGTTCGCCAGTCGTGGCCCGAACGGATTCGACACGAGTTCGCGCAACTCGTCGGCGAGCAAAACGGCACCGGCGACGCCGTCGAGGCCCTCGAGACCGTCGGGCTGGCCGACAAGGTCGATCAGGACGCCGACTCGCTCTCGGGCGGCGAAGCCCAGCGCGTCGCCTTCGCCCGAGCGCTGGCGTACGATCCCGAAATCCTCCTGCTGGACGAACCCACGTCCGATCTCGACCCGCGAAACACGGCGGTCATCGAGGACGCGGTGCTCCAGGCCCGAAATCGGGGGATCGGCGTCGTCGTCGCGACGCACGACATGCACCAGGCTCGGCGCGTCGCGGACCGCACCGCCGTGTTGCTCGGCGACGAAATCATCGAAGTCGACCGGACCGAACGCGTGTTCGACGATCCGCGCGACGACCGGACCCGGCAATTTATCGACGGCGAACTGATATACTGA